The sequence GGAGCGGGACCGCGAGCAGGGGTACCGGCTGGGTGTGCAGTCCACCCCGTCATTCCTGGTCAACGGCCGTCCGGTGGCGGGCGCCCAGCCCGTCTCGGTCTTCGCCGAGGTGATCGACGACGCGGCCGCCGCGGCCCGGCACGGTGGCGCGGACGGCACGGAGGGCGCCGACGGCGCGGACGGTGCGCGGCGGCCGGACGGCGGCACCGGCGGTGACGAGCCGGGCGGCCGGTGACCGGCGTGGCCGACATCGGTTATCTGGCGGCGTTCCTCGGCGGGGCGCTCGCCCTGCTCAGCCCGTGCAGCGCGCTGCTGCTGCCCGCCTTCTTCGCGTACTCGCTCTCCTCGCCCGGCCGGCTGCTCGCCCGGACCGGGATCTTCTACCTGGGGCTCGCCACCACACTGGTGCCGCTGGGGGCCGCGTCCACCGCGGCCAGCCGGCTCTTCAACGGTCACCGGGACCTGCTGGTCGCCATCGGCGGCTGGACGGTGGTGGCGCTGGGTGCCGCCCAGATCCTGGGGATGGGCTTCGCCTCGCGGCGGGCCGGGCGCACCGCGGGCCGGATCACCCCGCGGGCGGCGGCCTCCGCGGCGGCCACCTATCTGCTGGGCTCGGTCTACGGGCTGGCGGGCTTCTGCGCCGGGCCGATCCTCGGCGCGGTGCTGACCGTGACCGCGGTCAGCGGCAGCCCGGTGTACGGGGCGTCGATGCTGGCGGTGTACGCGCTGGGGATGGCGCTGCCGCTGTTCGTGCTGGCGCTGTGCTGGGACCGCTGGGACCTGGGCCGGCGGCGCTGGCTGCGCGGGCGGGAGCTGCGCGCGGGGCGGCTGCGGCTGCACACCACCTCGCTGGTGTCGGGGCTGTTCTTCATCGCCATCGGGGTGCTGTTCCTGCGGTACAACGGCACCGCCGCGCTGCCCGGGCCGCTCGACGCCGGTCAGGCGCTGGCGCTGGAGCGCCGGGTGCGCCGGATCGGTGACGCGGTGCCCGACCTGGCGCTGCTCGCCGGGATCGCGCTGGTGGTGGCGGTGGCGCTGGCCCGGATCGCGCTGCGCGCGCCGAAGGAGTAGCGGGGCGGACGGGGCCGCCCGGATGCCGCTCCCCCGGCGCGGGGCCGCGCCGGAGCCCGGCCGGCCGCCGCGGTACGGGACCGCGCCCGGCCGGCCGCCACCGACCGGGCCCGGTCCCGGCCGGCCGTCAGAACTGGACGTCCGAGCAGGCGTAGAAGGCGTTGCCGGTGTCCGCGATCGTCCACACCGCGACGATCACGTGGTGGCCGCTCTTCCCGCTGGGCAGCTTGCCGGTGTGCGAGAAGGTGAACGGCGGGCGCTTGCCGTTGTAGGGGACGGTCAGGAACGGGGTGAGTTCCA is a genomic window of Streptomyces pactum containing:
- a CDS encoding cytochrome c biogenesis CcdA family protein; its protein translation is MADIGYLAAFLGGALALLSPCSALLLPAFFAYSLSSPGRLLARTGIFYLGLATTLVPLGAASTAASRLFNGHRDLLVAIGGWTVVALGAAQILGMGFASRRAGRTAGRITPRAAASAAATYLLGSVYGLAGFCAGPILGAVLTVTAVSGSPVYGASMLAVYALGMALPLFVLALCWDRWDLGRRRWLRGRELRAGRLRLHTTSLVSGLFFIAIGVLFLRYNGTAALPGPLDAGQALALERRVRRIGDAVPDLALLAGIALVVAVALARIALRAPKE